A stretch of Pelecanus crispus isolate bPelCri1 chromosome 3, bPelCri1.pri, whole genome shotgun sequence DNA encodes these proteins:
- the BMP2 gene encoding bone morphogenetic protein 2, whose product MVAATRSLLALLLCQVLLGGAAGLMPEVGRRRFSEPGRAASAAQRPEDLLSEFELRLLHMFGLKRRPSPGKDVVIPPYMLDLYRLHAGQQLGQPPALGYPLERAASRANTVRSFHHEEVLEELPETSGKTARRFFFNLTSIPNEESVTSAELQIFRKQVHGGFENNSSYHHRINIYEIIKPATATSKDPVTRLLDTRLVHHNASKWESFDVTPAVLRWIAHGQPNHGFVVEVVHLDKENSASKRHVRISRSLHQDEDSWSQLRPLLVTFGHDGKGHPLHKREKRQAKHKQRKRHKYSCKRHPLYVDFNDVGWNDWIVAPPGYSAFYCHGECPFPLADHLNSTNHAIVQTLVNSVNSKIPKACCVPTELSAISMLYLDENEKVVLKNYQDMVVEGCGCR is encoded by the exons ATGGTTGCCGCGACCCGCTCCCTCCTGgcgctgctgctctgccaggtgctgctgggcggcgcggccggcctCATGCCGGAGGTGGGCCGGCGGCGCTTCAGCgagccgggccgcgccgcctcgGCCGCGCAGCGCCCCGAGGACCTCCTCAGCGAGTTCGAGCTGCGCCTGCTCCACATGTTCGGGCTGAAGCGGCGGCCCAGCCCCGGCAAGGACGTCGTCATCCCCCCCTACATGCTGGACCTCTACCGCCTGCACGccggccagcagctggggcagccgcCGGCCCTCGGCTACCCGCTGGAGAGGGCCGCCAGCCGCGCCAACACCGTCCGCAGCTTCCACCACGAAG AAGTTTTGGAAGAACTGCCAGAAACAAGTGGGAAAACAGCACGGCgtttcttctttaatttaacTTCCATCCCTAATGAGGAGTCTGTCACCTCAGCTGAACTCCAGATTTTTCGGAAACAGGTGCACGGAGGCTTTGAGAACAACAGCAGCTACCATCACCGtattaatatttatgaaattataAAGCCAGCCACAGCCACCTCTAAGGACCCTGTCACAAGACTTTTGGACACCAGGTTGGTGCATCATAATGCAAGTAAATGGGAAAGTTTTGATGTAACACCAGCTGTTTTGAGGTGGATTGCACATGGACAACCTAATCATGGGTTTGTGGTAGAGGTGGTTCACTTGGACAAAGAGAACAGTGCCTCCAAGAGGCACGTTAGGATTAGCAGGTCTTTACATCAGGACGAAGATAGCTGGTCTCAGCTCAGGCCATTATTAGTAACGTTTGGGCATGATGGCAAGGGACACCCGCttcataaaagagaaaagcGTCAAGCGAAACACAAACAGCGTAAACGCCACAAATACAGTTGCAAAAGGCATCCGTTATATGTGGACTTCAATGATGTGGGGTGGAATGACTGGATTGTTGCCCCACCGGGGTATAGTGCCTTTTACTGCCATGGGGAATGTCCTTTTCCACTGGCAGATCACCTAAACTCAACAAACCATGCCATTGTTCAGACTTTGGTCAATTCAGTGAATTCCAAAATCCCCAAGGCTTGCTGTGTGCCGACAGAACTGAGTGCTATTTCCATGCTCTACCTTGATGAGAATGAAAAAGTTGTATTAAAGAACTATCAAGATATGGTTGTGGAGGGTTGTGGGTGCCGCTAA